Below is a window of Variovorax terrae DNA.
CGGGCAGGTCATTCACGATGGCCTTGTAAAGCACCTCGTGCTCGATCTGCTCATAGCCATGAGCCAGGATGTTGCGCAAACCGATCACCCGGACCCAGGGCACGCCCGGGATGCGCCCGGTCTCTGCCGGATCGATGCGTTTGGCGGCTTCGCCCAGATTGATGAACAGCTTCTCGACCGCGAGGCAAAGCACCCGGTCGGCGAGGAACAGCGGCAGCGGCTTGCTGCCAGCCAGCGCGATCAGCTCGCGCGCGAACTCCAGCATGTCTGCCACATGCGCGGGGGTGCGGTCCATGCTCATTGGTAAAGGGTTTGCAGCTGCGCTTCGATCGCGCGCCGCCGCCAGGGGTTGCGCAGCACGGACGGAAAGGCCAGATCCACGCGGCGCCCATCGAAGGCATCAGCCAGCTCGCCTTGCATGTCCACCAGCGCGAAGCCGCTGGGCGCTTCGCCGGGAATGAACTCCACCAGCAGATCCACATCGCTGTCGGCCCGCTCCGTACCCACCGCGGCCGAGCCGAACAGGCTCATCCGGCGGACGTGGTAGCGCCGGCAGATGTCTGCGATGCGATTGCGTTGCGCGGGCCCGAGAACCATGGGCGGATTATGCAGCGTGAGGCTCTTCAGCCCGGCACCGCCGCGCCGGCCGCGCGCCGCTCGACGGCGAACGGCGGCAGGCCGTTCATCAGGCGCTGGCCGTAGGCGGTCTGCGTCAGGCGCCGGTCGTAGCAGTAGACCCGGGCCCGGTCGTCCTCGGTGCGGATGGCGCGGCCGGCCCATTGCGCCAGCCGCATGGCGGTGGCGGGCACCACCAGCTCGCTGAACGGGTCGCGGCCCACGCCGCGCAGCCACTCGGCGCGCGCCTCGCCCACCGGGTCGTCGGGCGGCGCGAACGGCAGCTTGGTGATGAACACCGATTCGCACAGCGCGCCCGGCAAGTCCAGCCCCTCGCCGAACGACTGCATGCCGAAGATGATGGAGGGCTCGCCGTCGGCCACGCGCTCGCGGTGGCGCTTGAGCAACTGGGCGCGCGGCAGCGTGTTCTGCACCAGCACGCGCGAGGCGAGCCGCGCGGGCAGCGCCTCCACCGCGAGGCGCATCTGCTCGCGCGAGGTGAACAGCACCAGCGCGCCGTGCGCCACCTGCGCCAGATCCTGCAACAGCGCCTGCACCATCTCGGCCGTGAAGGCGGCGGCCTGCTTCGGGTCGGCCCGCGTGGCCACGGCCACCAGCGTGCCCTGCGCCGCGTAGTCGAACGGGCTGGGCACCTCCAGCGTGGTGGCCGCGCCCTCCTCGTGCAGGCCGTTCAGGCCGGCCTCGCGCAAAAAGAAATCGAACTGCCCGCAGCTCGTGAGCGTGGCCGAGGTAAGCACCGCGCCGCGCACGGCCCCCCACAGGTGGTGGCGCAGCGTGGCGCCCGGCAGGATGGGGCTAGCATGGGCCTTGACCACGATGTAGTCGCCATCGGTGGCCAGCGTGAACCACTTGGCCGCCGGGGCCGCGCCCTCGGGCGCGTCCTGCAGCAGCAGTTGCGCGGTGGCGTGCACCTCTTCGAGCCGGGGCGCCAGCATGCCCATCTGCGCATAGAGCGTGGACAGGCGCCGGGCCTCGGCGGGCTTGTCGCGCATCTCGGCGCGCAGCGCCTTGGCGATGGCGCGCAGCACGTCCAGGAAGCCCGCCGCATGGTGCGCCACCTGGCCCAGCGGCGCCAGCAGCGCCTCGGGCAGCTCGCCGCGCGGCACCCGCACGCGCGCCGGGCCCCAGGTGTCCTTCTGGCCGCGCAGGGCCTCGCCGTACAGATCCATCACCTGCCGCGCCAGGCCCTGCAGGTGCTGCAGCAGCTGCGCCGAATGGCGCGGGATGTCGGCGATCTCGCTCACCTCCACCAGCGCGCCGATGCGCAGGCCGCGGCTGGCCAGGCGGTCGATCCACTGCAGGCGGCTCAGGTCCATCTCGCCGGCGAACTGGCCGAGCGCGGTGGCCGGCAGGTGGTGCGCCTCGTCCAGCACCAGCAGGCAGTTGTCCAGCTCGGGCAGCACCCGCGCACCGAGGGAGGACAGCAGCAGGTCGTGGTTGGCCACGATCACCTGCGCGCCCACCAGCTCCTTGCGCTTGTCGTAGTAGGTGCACTGGCTGAAGGCCGGGCAGTGCTTGCCGGTGCACGACGCGCCCTCGGCCGCCACCGGCAGCCACATCTCGGGCTCGGGCGGCGCGTCGAGCGAGTCGCGGTCGCCGTCCCACAGGCCCTTGCCCAGCG
It encodes the following:
- a CDS encoding HepT-like ribonuclease domain-containing protein, which encodes MDRTPAHVADMLEFARELIALAGSKPLPLFLADRVLCLAVEKLFINLGEAAKRIDPAETGRIPGVPWVRVIGLRNILAHGYEQIEHEVLYKAIVNDLPALAAALEQWLAGHGA
- a CDS encoding nucleotidyltransferase family protein; the encoded protein is MVLGPAQRNRIADICRRYHVRRMSLFGSAAVGTERADSDVDLLVEFIPGEAPSGFALVDMQGELADAFDGRRVDLAFPSVLRNPWRRRAIEAQLQTLYQ
- the dinG gene encoding ATP-dependent DNA helicase DinG; protein product: MSQQDWAQAALQSFDEVVRGTEGFRSREGQRHMAEQVARTFSAAALGKPQEEGAAGPAPAPVIAVIQAGTGVGKSLAYCVPAITLALARSTRVLISTATVALQEQLVNKDLPALAGRLPQPFKFALAKGRGRYVCKLKLERLAGTGGAGAGGSGDDDDDLFAEEEAALRASRPRQETEARIAFYGALAQALGKGLWDGDRDSLDAPPEPEMWLPVAAEGASCTGKHCPAFSQCTYYDKRKELVGAQVIVANHDLLLSSLGARVLPELDNCLLVLDEAHHLPATALGQFAGEMDLSRLQWIDRLASRGLRIGALVEVSEIADIPRHSAQLLQHLQGLARQVMDLYGEALRGQKDTWGPARVRVPRGELPEALLAPLGQVAHHAAGFLDVLRAIAKALRAEMRDKPAEARRLSTLYAQMGMLAPRLEEVHATAQLLLQDAPEGAAPAAKWFTLATDGDYIVVKAHASPILPGATLRHHLWGAVRGAVLTSATLTSCGQFDFFLREAGLNGLHEEGAATTLEVPSPFDYAAQGTLVAVATRADPKQAAAFTAEMVQALLQDLAQVAHGALVLFTSREQMRLAVEALPARLASRVLVQNTLPRAQLLKRHRERVADGEPSIIFGMQSFGEGLDLPGALCESVFITKLPFAPPDDPVGEARAEWLRGVGRDPFSELVVPATAMRLAQWAGRAIRTEDDRARVYCYDRRLTQTAYGQRLMNGLPPFAVERRAAGAAVPG